A genomic region of Miscanthus floridulus cultivar M001 chromosome 3, ASM1932011v1, whole genome shotgun sequence contains the following coding sequences:
- the LOC136547509 gene encoding WUSCHEL-related homeobox 11-like isoform X1: MEGGLSSERHAAAEPVRSRWTPKPEQILILESIFNSGMVNPPKDETVRIRKLLERFGAVGDANVFYWFQNRRSRSRRRQRQLQAQAAAAAAAGSSSSSGSPPTTGLAPGHAEASSTMGMLAHGGAACGSSASASWPPSPPPWSCAGMIGDLDYGGGDDLFAISRQMGYANGGGSGSASSVAVAPHEQQQQLYYSSCQPASMTVFINGVPTEVPRGPIDLRSMFGQDVMLVHSTAGLLPVNEYGVLTQSLQMGESYFLVSPTTSISSRLLITFSNAS; encoded by the exons ATGGAGGGCGGCCTGAGCTCGGAGCGGCACGCGGCGGCGGAGCCGGTGCGGTCGCGGTGGACGCCCAAGCCGGAGCAGATACTCATCCTCGAGTCCATCTTCAACAGCGGCATGGTGAACCCGCCCAAGGACGAGACCGTCCGCATCCGCAAGCTGCTGGAGCGCTTCGGCGCCGTCGGCGACGCCAACGTCTTCTACTGGTTCCAGAACCGCCGCTCCCGCTCGCGCCGGCGCCAGCGCCAGCTGCAGGCGCAGGCGGCGGCCGCGGCAGCCGCaggctcctcgtcctcctcgggATCGCCCCCCACGACCGGCCTCGCGCCGGGACACGCGGAGGCTTCGTCGACGATGGGGATGTTAGCGCACGGCGGGGCCGCCTGCGGCTCGTCCGCGTCCGCGTCGTGGccaccctcgccgccgccgtggtCGTGCGCGGGGATGATTGGCGACCTGGactacggcggcggcgacgacctgTTCGCCATCTCGCGGCAGATGGGCTACGCCAACGGTGGTGGCTCCGGCTCGGCGTCCTCGGTGGCCGTCGCCccccacgagcagcagcagcaactttACTACTCGTCGTGCCAGCCAG CGAGCATGACGGTGTTCATCAATGGCGTGCCGACGGAGGTGCCGCGGGGGCCGATCGACCTGCGGTCCATGTTCGGGCAGGACGTGATGCTAGTGCACTCCACCGCCGGCCTCCTCCCCGTCAATGAGTACGGCGTCCTCACGCAGAGCCTGCAGATGGGCGAGAGCTACTTCCTGGTCAGTCCTACGACTTCGATCAGTAGTAGGCTGCTAATTACTTTCTCGAATGCTAgctga
- the LOC136542808 gene encoding cyclic dof factor 1-like, with protein MELAGAASPRPPPESHVAPPRPPPQPPEEDLCEDTGDMRVTGEKPCTHQELDVDQTNSSSLNNSSECENQTPSNDEISGSESNLEIAKTEGDVPSGEKVLKKPDKILPCPRCNSMDTKFCYYNNYNIKQPRHFCKSCQRYWTAGGSMRNIPVGAGRRKSKSSSVNCRSILIPGSSIGTPGGEASLFPLSIKGNQAAVSFGPDSPLCNSMASVLKIGEEQIKSANPASAAQARNGENQTCPPSTSSDGPGNESQKGAASAHQNGIIGQSNGVTSVHPIPFFPGLPFVYPWSPAWNGIPTMAAAVCPAPAEAANSSENGTTSSNVQWNVPPIVPVLPPGFCGPIPVPIMPPSVWPFITPWPNGAWNAPWLGPSSTVSASSPISSSTCSNSGSPVLGKHSRDSKPQGDEKAERCLWIPKTLRIDDPVEAAKSSIWTTLGIEPGDRGMFRPFQSKPERQEQISGAARALQANPAALSRSRSFQETT; from the exons ATGGAGCTCGCCGGAGCCGCGTCCCCTCGCCCGCCGCCGGAATCCCACGTGGCGCCGCCCCGCCCACCTCCGCAGCCGCCGGAAGAG GATTTATGTGAAGATACAGGGGACATGAGGGTCACTGGGGAAAAGCCATGCACACATCAGGAATTAGACGTTGATCAGACGAATAGTTCTAGCCTTAACAATTCCAGTGAGTGTGAGAATCAGACACCCAGCAATGACGAAATATCGGGATCAGAGTCCAATTTGGAGATAGCCAAGACCGAGGGTGATGTACCGAGTGGAGAGAAGGTCCTGAAGAAGCCAGACAAAATCCTGCCATGCCCTCGTTGCAATAGCATGGATACAAAGTTCTGTTACTATAACAACTACAACATTAAGCAACCAAGGCATTTTTGCAAGAGTTGTCAGAGGTACTGGACTGCAGGTGGAAGCATGAGAAACATCCCTGTCGGTGCTGGAAGACGCAAGAGCAAGAGCTCCAGTGTGAATTGCCGCAGCATATTGATTCCAGGCAGCAGTATAGGTACTCCTGGGGGAGAGGCTTCCCTCTTTCCGTTGTCCATAAAAGGAAATCAAGCAGCAGTTAGCTTCGGACCTGATTCCCCTCTCTGCAACTCTATGGCCTCTGTGCTGAAGATTGGAGAAGAGCAGATTAAGAGTGCCAACCCTGCCTCAGCAGCACAGGCCAGAAATGGAGAAAACCAGACGTGCCCACCTTCTACATCATCAGATGGTCCAGGGAATGAATCACAAAAAGGAGCAGCGAGTGCACATCAAAATGGAATTATTGGGCAAAGTAATGGAGTCACTTCTGTGCATCCTATACCATTCTTCCCTGGTCTGCCTTTTGTGTACCCATGGAGTCCAGCATGGAATGGCATTCCCACCATGGCAGCAGCGGTGTGCCCAGCCCCAGCCGAAGCAGCAAATTCTTCAGAAAATGGCACCACAAGCAGTAATGTTCAATGGAATGTGCCACCAATTGTGCCTGTACTGCCACCGGGATTCTGCGGTCCAATTCCAGTTCCGATCATGCCACCTTCGGTttggccattcattactccttgGCCTAACGGAGCATGGAACGCACCATGGCTCGGACCTAGCTCTACTGTGTCAGCATCGTCTCCAATAAGCAGCAGCACATGTTCCAACAGCGGCTCTCCTGTCCTAGGAAAGCACTCCAGGGACTCCAAACCTCAAGGAGATGAGAAGGCAGAAAGATGCTTATGGATCCCCAAAACGCTTCGGATCGATGACCCTGTTGAAGCTGCAAAGAGCTCAATTTGGACCACCCTTGGGATCGAGCCTGGTGATCGAGGCATGTTCAGACCATTCCAGTCGAAACCTGAAAGGCAGGAGCAGATATCCGGTGCCGCTCGAGCCCTGCAAGCAAATCCAGCAGCTCTGTCACGCTCGCGATCTTTTCAGGAGACAACATAA
- the LOC136547509 gene encoding WUSCHEL-related homeobox 11-like isoform X2, which produces MEGGLSSERHAAAEPVRSRWTPKPEQILILESIFNSGMVNPPKDETVRIRKLLERFGAVGDANVFYWFQNRRSRSRRRQRQLQAQAAAAAAAGSSSSSGSPPTTGLAPGHAEASSTMGMLAHGGAACGSSASASWPPSPPPWSCAGMIGDLDYGGGDDLFAISRQMGYANGGGSGSASSVAVAPHEQQQQLYYSSCQPASMTVFINGVPTEVPRGPIDLRSMFGQDVMLVHSTAGLLPVNEYGVLTQSLQMGESYFLVTRG; this is translated from the exons ATGGAGGGCGGCCTGAGCTCGGAGCGGCACGCGGCGGCGGAGCCGGTGCGGTCGCGGTGGACGCCCAAGCCGGAGCAGATACTCATCCTCGAGTCCATCTTCAACAGCGGCATGGTGAACCCGCCCAAGGACGAGACCGTCCGCATCCGCAAGCTGCTGGAGCGCTTCGGCGCCGTCGGCGACGCCAACGTCTTCTACTGGTTCCAGAACCGCCGCTCCCGCTCGCGCCGGCGCCAGCGCCAGCTGCAGGCGCAGGCGGCGGCCGCGGCAGCCGCaggctcctcgtcctcctcgggATCGCCCCCCACGACCGGCCTCGCGCCGGGACACGCGGAGGCTTCGTCGACGATGGGGATGTTAGCGCACGGCGGGGCCGCCTGCGGCTCGTCCGCGTCCGCGTCGTGGccaccctcgccgccgccgtggtCGTGCGCGGGGATGATTGGCGACCTGGactacggcggcggcgacgacctgTTCGCCATCTCGCGGCAGATGGGCTACGCCAACGGTGGTGGCTCCGGCTCGGCGTCCTCGGTGGCCGTCGCCccccacgagcagcagcagcaactttACTACTCGTCGTGCCAGCCAG CGAGCATGACGGTGTTCATCAATGGCGTGCCGACGGAGGTGCCGCGGGGGCCGATCGACCTGCGGTCCATGTTCGGGCAGGACGTGATGCTAGTGCACTCCACCGCCGGCCTCCTCCCCGTCAATGAGTACGGCGTCCTCACGCAGAGCCTGCAGATGGGCGAGAGCTACTTCCTG GTCACGAGGGGCTAA